One Alkalicoccus halolimnae DNA segment encodes these proteins:
- the ahrC gene encoding transcriptional regulator AhrC/ArgR, translating to MNKGQRHIKIRDLIGNNDIETQDDLVEQLRNAGFNVTQATVSRDIKELHLVKVPMIDGRYKYSLPSDQRFNPLQKLKRALIDSFVSIDYTSNMIVIKTLPGNANAVGALIDNLDWPEIMGNICGDDTILIICRSEQDPGELTEKFLEML from the coding sequence ATGAATAAAGGACAAAGACATATTAAAATCAGGGACTTGATAGGAAATAACGACATTGAGACTCAGGATGATCTAGTTGAACAGCTTAGAAATGCCGGATTCAATGTCACTCAGGCTACCGTAAGCAGAGATATTAAAGAACTTCATCTCGTGAAGGTGCCGATGATAGATGGAAGGTATAAATACAGTCTCCCGTCTGACCAGCGCTTTAATCCTCTGCAAAAGCTGAAGCGGGCTTTAATTGACAGTTTTGTATCTATTGATTACACATCTAATATGATCGTCATCAAAACGCTTCCTGGTAATGCGAATGCTGTAGGGGCTCTGATTGATAATCTTGACTGGCCGGAAATTATGGGGAATATCTGCGGTGACGATACGATTCTAATTATCTGCCGGTCAGAGCAGGACCCCGGGGAGCTTACCGAAAAATTCCTGGAAATGCTTTAG
- the dxs gene encoding 1-deoxy-D-xylulose-5-phosphate synthase produces MKDPAFLKDLDDKQLSGVAEDIRGFLIDKLSVTGGHLGPNLGVVELTLVLHQLYNSPKDKFLFDVGHQSYVHKILTGRAGQFDTLRQHKGLCGFPKRSESIHDAWETGHSSTSLSGAMGMTLARDLKGTDEHIIPIIGDGALTGGMALEALNHIGHEQRDMTVILNDNEMSIAPNVGALHNMLGRMRTAGKYQKAKDDLEMLIKKVPAFGGRLAASAERVKDSLKYLLVSGMFFEELGFTYLGPVDGHDIADLKSNIRYAKKTKGPIIIHVVTKKGKGYAPAENDAKGTWHGLGPYKIESGEVVKKPGPPSYSGVFAETMKTMARNDKRIVAVTPAMPNGSGLDKFALEFPERMFDVGIAEQHATTMSAGLATQGMKPVLAIYSTFLQRGYDQLVHDVCRQNLNVVFAIDRAGLVGADGETHQGVFDISYMRHLPNIKLMAPKDENEFQHMLYTAVQYDDGPIAVRYPRGGGLGVTMDETLHSLPIGKWETETEGKDAAILAFGTMIPVARQAAELLAKKGIKAEVVNARSLKPLDGDKLEALADKQIPILTLEEHALLGGFGSSILEYFHENAYHSVVVERMGIPDWYIEHGGVPDLLEEIGLTAENAARTVQNMVPIKQQRA; encoded by the coding sequence ATGAAAGATCCGGCATTTCTAAAAGATCTGGATGATAAACAACTAAGTGGAGTAGCTGAAGATATCAGGGGGTTTCTTATTGATAAACTTTCTGTTACAGGAGGTCATTTAGGGCCCAATCTTGGAGTAGTGGAACTAACACTTGTACTTCACCAGTTGTATAATAGTCCGAAAGACAAATTTCTATTTGATGTAGGTCATCAGTCATACGTGCACAAAATTCTAACAGGACGTGCTGGACAGTTTGATACGCTCCGTCAGCATAAAGGCCTCTGTGGTTTTCCTAAACGTTCAGAATCGATTCATGATGCCTGGGAAACAGGACACAGCTCTACTTCTCTTTCCGGAGCAATGGGGATGACGCTGGCACGGGATTTAAAAGGAACGGATGAGCACATTATTCCGATTATCGGAGATGGTGCTTTGACCGGCGGTATGGCTTTGGAAGCGCTTAACCACATCGGCCATGAACAAAGAGATATGACCGTTATTTTAAATGATAATGAGATGTCCATCGCGCCTAATGTGGGTGCTCTGCACAACATGCTCGGAAGAATGAGGACTGCCGGAAAATACCAGAAAGCAAAAGACGACCTGGAAATGCTCATTAAGAAAGTGCCTGCTTTTGGAGGCCGGCTTGCTGCATCCGCAGAGCGGGTGAAAGACAGTCTTAAATATCTGCTTGTGTCCGGAATGTTTTTTGAAGAACTGGGATTCACTTATTTAGGTCCGGTTGATGGCCATGACATTGCAGATTTGAAATCGAATATAAGGTATGCTAAAAAAACTAAAGGTCCAATAATCATTCATGTAGTTACTAAAAAAGGAAAAGGCTATGCACCTGCAGAAAATGATGCCAAAGGAACATGGCACGGTCTAGGCCCCTATAAAATAGAATCAGGTGAAGTAGTGAAAAAGCCTGGTCCTCCAAGTTACAGCGGGGTATTTGCAGAAACGATGAAAACGATGGCTCGTAATGATAAGCGTATTGTTGCTGTAACACCAGCTATGCCAAACGGAAGCGGACTGGATAAATTCGCATTAGAATTTCCAGAGCGCATGTTTGATGTAGGGATAGCCGAACAGCATGCCACCACGATGTCAGCCGGACTGGCGACCCAGGGCATGAAACCGGTTCTGGCAATTTACTCGACCTTTCTTCAGCGCGGCTATGACCAGCTGGTTCATGACGTATGCCGTCAGAACCTTAATGTGGTTTTTGCCATCGACAGAGCCGGCCTGGTTGGCGCAGATGGGGAAACTCATCAGGGAGTATTCGATATTTCCTACATGAGGCACCTTCCTAATATTAAGCTGATGGCTCCAAAAGATGAAAATGAGTTTCAGCATATGCTTTATACAGCTGTCCAATACGACGATGGTCCAATTGCTGTCCGCTATCCCCGCGGAGGTGGACTTGGTGTAACAATGGATGAAACACTCCACTCTCTCCCTATCGGTAAATGGGAAACCGAAACAGAAGGAAAAGACGCTGCTATACTTGCTTTTGGTACGATGATTCCTGTAGCAAGGCAGGCAGCGGAACTTCTTGCCAAGAAAGGGATAAAAGCCGAAGTAGTAAATGCCCGTTCACTAAAGCCGCTTGATGGAGACAAATTAGAGGCATTGGCAGATAAGCAGATTCCTATTCTCACATTGGAAGAACACGCCCTGCTTGGTGGTTTCGGCAGCTCCATACTCGAGTATTTCCATGAAAATGCCTATCATTCAGTCGTTGTTGAAAGAATGGGAATTCCAGACTGGTATATTGAGCACGGCGGGGTGCCTGATCTCCTGGAAGAAATCGGCCTGACTGCGGAAAATGCTGCCAGAACGGTTCAAAATATGGTTCCGATAAAGCAGCAGCGTGCCTAG
- a CDS encoding Asp23/Gls24 family envelope stress response protein produces the protein MAEDHVIKLPQHKNDLGKVEISPDVIEIIAGLAASEIEGVAHLRGNFASGVAERLGRKSTHGKGVKAELDDEGFSLDVYLVTNYGSSIPEVGRQVQENIIQTLKTMTAIDVLSVNIHVTAVEFEGKENPSEPSEEN, from the coding sequence ATGGCTGAAGATCATGTAATCAAACTGCCACAGCATAAAAACGATCTTGGGAAAGTAGAAATTTCCCCGGATGTAATAGAAATTATTGCTGGTCTTGCCGCTTCTGAAATTGAAGGAGTAGCTCACCTAAGGGGCAATTTTGCTTCCGGAGTGGCAGAAAGACTCGGAAGAAAAAGTACTCATGGAAAAGGGGTGAAGGCGGAGCTCGACGACGAGGGATTTTCTCTTGATGTATATCTCGTTACGAATTACGGCTCTTCTATTCCTGAAGTTGGCAGACAGGTACAGGAAAACATTATTCAAACGTTAAAAACGATGACTGCCATCGATGTTCTGAGTGTAAACATTCACGTTACGGCTGTAGAGTTTGAGGGTAAAGAGAATCCTTCTGAACCCTCTGAAGAAAATTAA
- the recN gene encoding DNA repair protein RecN — MLMELSIRNFAIIDELTVSFEEGLTVLTGETGAGKSIIIDAIGLLIGGRGSVDFVRHGSKRAEIEGLFSIEQPVSEEMKDLFESIGVSMEEEGTIVLKREITMQGKSVCRINGKLTTLGILRQVGQQLVDIHGQHEHQQLLQTEKHGMFLDRFAEEKLKKAKVEYKNLYDRFQKKRQQLKQLSENEQQMAQRLDLIQYQYEEIKQAQLQPNEDNELAEAKRKLNNSEGLYQNVHGAYEALYGDGKGMEWVMTAMNQVEEAAELDPELEKLKESVTNSYYSLEEASFSLRDYYESIEFDPEKLDAIESRLSEINQLKRKYGGSVEEIMEYYASIEEELDTLTNREQRLDQWQRELETTAEDLFVEGAHISSIRKKAAEELKHAIQQQLKDLYMTETLFEVKIQSALKEELTADKLVTNHPFLRSGIDVIEFEVATNKGEPLKSLAKVASGGEISRMILALKSILAKHEGVTSLIFDEVDSGVSGRVAQAIAAKIHTLAQGSQVLCITHLPQVAAMADIHLFISKKEKSGRTITDVRPLTVNEQTEEVGRMISGIEITDLTREHAKELIDQAKVKK; from the coding sequence GTGTTAATGGAACTTTCGATCAGGAATTTTGCTATCATAGACGAATTGACTGTTTCTTTTGAAGAAGGGCTGACAGTACTTACTGGAGAAACAGGCGCGGGAAAATCAATAATAATTGATGCTATAGGACTTCTTATCGGAGGTAGAGGATCCGTCGATTTCGTAAGGCATGGCAGCAAACGTGCAGAGATCGAAGGGTTATTTTCTATAGAACAGCCTGTTTCAGAAGAAATGAAAGATCTTTTCGAGAGTATCGGGGTTTCAATGGAGGAAGAAGGAACGATTGTATTAAAAAGGGAAATAACGATGCAGGGGAAAAGTGTCTGCCGGATTAATGGAAAATTAACTACTTTAGGCATACTCAGGCAGGTCGGCCAGCAGCTGGTCGATATTCATGGTCAGCACGAACATCAGCAGCTTCTTCAGACGGAAAAGCATGGAATGTTTCTCGACCGGTTTGCAGAAGAAAAGCTTAAAAAGGCAAAAGTAGAATATAAAAATTTGTATGACCGCTTTCAGAAAAAGCGACAGCAGCTGAAGCAGCTCTCGGAAAATGAGCAGCAGATGGCTCAAAGACTGGACCTTATCCAATATCAGTATGAAGAGATTAAACAGGCGCAGCTGCAGCCGAACGAGGATAATGAGCTGGCGGAAGCTAAAAGGAAATTAAATAATAGTGAAGGACTTTATCAGAATGTTCACGGTGCCTACGAAGCTCTCTATGGAGACGGTAAAGGCATGGAATGGGTCATGACGGCTATGAATCAAGTGGAAGAAGCAGCAGAATTGGATCCTGAGCTGGAGAAATTAAAAGAATCTGTAACGAACAGTTATTACTCGCTCGAAGAAGCTTCGTTTTCATTAAGAGATTATTATGAGTCGATTGAATTTGACCCTGAAAAACTGGATGCGATCGAGTCAAGACTGAGCGAAATTAATCAGCTTAAGCGTAAGTATGGAGGTTCTGTGGAAGAAATAATGGAATACTATGCATCTATAGAAGAGGAACTGGATACGCTTACTAATAGAGAACAAAGGCTTGATCAATGGCAGCGGGAATTGGAAACGACAGCCGAAGATCTTTTTGTAGAAGGGGCGCATATCAGCAGCATTCGTAAAAAGGCTGCGGAAGAACTCAAACACGCGATCCAACAGCAGCTGAAAGATTTATACATGACAGAGACTCTTTTCGAAGTGAAAATACAATCAGCTTTGAAGGAAGAATTAACCGCAGACAAGCTTGTTACCAATCACCCTTTTCTCCGGTCCGGTATAGATGTGATTGAGTTTGAAGTAGCAACTAATAAAGGGGAGCCGTTGAAGTCTCTTGCGAAAGTAGCTTCGGGGGGCGAAATTTCAAGAATGATTTTAGCGCTTAAATCCATTTTGGCGAAACATGAGGGAGTTACTTCACTTATTTTTGACGAAGTAGATTCAGGTGTGAGTGGGAGAGTCGCTCAGGCTATTGCAGCAAAGATCCATACTCTGGCACAAGGTTCCCAGGTTCTGTGTATCACTCATCTTCCACAGGTGGCTGCGATGGCTGATATTCATTTATTTATTTCCAAAAAAGAAAAAAGCGGCAGGACGATTACCGATGTACGTCCGTTAACAGTGAATGAGCAGACGGAAGAAGTAGGAAGAATGATATCAGGGATAGAAATAACCGATTTAACCAGAGAACATGCTAAAGAATTAATTGATCAGGCGAAAGTAAAAAAATAA
- the xseA gene encoding exodeoxyribonuclease VII large subunit: protein MSEQFLSVYDITVKIKKLLDTSAPLQNVWIRAEISNFKKHSRGHMYFTLKDDRSRLQSVMFAGSNKSLTFVPENGMSVLVRGDVSVYEPFGQYQFYVKEMQPDGLGNLYMAFEQLKKKLSMAGYFEESAKKKLPRIPSHIAVATSPTGAAVRDIITTIRRRYPLAKVTLLPVLVQGPHAADSVAAAVRQADSAGVFDLLIVGRGGGSLEELWAFNEEVVAKAIFEANIPIVSAVGHETDMTISDFTADLRAPTPTAAAEMVVPDIQEMRTFVAERHARLLRKMQEYTEQASERLKRLESSYAFRYPGKLIEEKEQQLDQMQERLARSLSHTLDQQKKRLQSWQERIINVHPETQAAVQKEKINNLDSELLRAMNLTVKDKRQQLDMQMSKLDLLSPLQLMKKGYSLAYNEQGTLIKSVDEAPEKSIVNIRLQDGSLHCKVDKQLYAEERQGL, encoded by the coding sequence GTGAGTGAACAGTTTTTGTCAGTATATGACATTACAGTGAAAATAAAAAAACTGCTGGACACTTCCGCTCCGCTGCAGAATGTATGGATACGTGCAGAAATCTCAAATTTCAAAAAGCACAGCCGGGGACATATGTATTTCACCCTGAAAGATGACCGGTCCCGCCTTCAGTCTGTTATGTTTGCCGGGAGCAACAAATCGCTTACTTTTGTTCCGGAAAACGGAATGAGCGTTCTAGTAAGAGGGGATGTTTCCGTATATGAACCTTTCGGTCAATACCAGTTTTACGTAAAAGAGATGCAGCCGGACGGGCTTGGAAATCTTTACATGGCTTTTGAGCAGTTAAAAAAGAAACTTTCCATGGCAGGTTATTTTGAGGAGTCCGCAAAAAAAAAGCTCCCTCGTATTCCTTCGCATATTGCAGTTGCTACCTCTCCAACTGGAGCTGCAGTGAGAGATATTATCACCACGATCCGCAGGCGCTATCCGCTTGCTAAAGTTACCCTGCTTCCAGTGCTTGTCCAAGGCCCGCACGCTGCGGACTCTGTAGCGGCAGCTGTGAGGCAGGCAGACTCGGCAGGCGTATTCGACCTGCTTATTGTCGGCAGAGGCGGCGGGTCTCTCGAAGAGTTATGGGCATTTAACGAAGAAGTTGTAGCAAAAGCAATATTTGAAGCTAATATTCCAATTGTATCAGCTGTCGGGCATGAGACGGATATGACGATAAGTGACTTCACAGCCGACCTGAGAGCTCCTACCCCGACAGCAGCTGCAGAAATGGTCGTTCCGGATATACAGGAAATGAGAACTTTCGTAGCGGAACGACATGCAAGATTACTAAGAAAAATGCAGGAATATACCGAGCAGGCTTCGGAGCGTTTGAAAAGGTTGGAAAGTTCATATGCATTCCGATACCCGGGTAAATTAATAGAAGAAAAGGAACAACAGCTTGATCAAATGCAGGAAAGACTTGCCAGAAGTCTGTCCCATACGCTTGATCAGCAGAAAAAACGGCTGCAGTCCTGGCAGGAGAGAATAATAAATGTTCATCCGGAAACTCAGGCGGCTGTGCAGAAAGAAAAGATCAATAATCTTGACAGCGAACTGTTACGTGCAATGAATTTGACGGTAAAAGACAAACGGCAGCAATTAGACATGCAGATGTCAAAACTGGATCTGCTGAGTCCCCTCCAATTAATGAAAAAGGGGTATTCGCTTGCTTATAATGAACAAGGCACTTTAATAAAATCCGTCGATGAGGCTCCGGAAAAATCGATAGTTAATATACGTCTGCAGGATGGATCGCTTCACTGCAAAGTCGATAAACAATTATATGCTGAAGAAAGGCAGGGGTTATAA
- the nusB gene encoding transcription antitermination factor NusB produces MNRRVARIKSVQALYQVEMTGVNPNEAIEATLEEGEGNDSFLSSLVKGTLDHQHEIDELINNALEHWTLSRLSRVDRAILRQCVYEMKYIEDVPVNVSINEAIDLAKGFNAEEESGKFVNGVTSKIASALNEN; encoded by the coding sequence ATGAATCGAAGAGTTGCGAGAATTAAGTCGGTCCAGGCTTTATATCAGGTTGAAATGACGGGAGTTAATCCTAATGAGGCAATAGAAGCGACCCTGGAAGAGGGAGAAGGAAATGATTCCTTTTTAAGCAGCCTTGTTAAAGGCACACTTGACCATCAGCATGAAATTGATGAGTTGATTAACAATGCTTTGGAACACTGGACTCTTTCACGTTTATCAAGAGTAGACAGAGCCATTCTGCGGCAGTGCGTCTATGAAATGAAATATATTGAGGATGTCCCTGTAAATGTAAGTATAAATGAAGCAATTGATCTGGCCAAAGGATTTAATGCAGAAGAGGAATCCGGAAAATTTGTGAACGGAGTCACTTCAAAAATTGCTTCAGCTTTGAACGAAAACTAA
- the accC gene encoding acetyl-CoA carboxylase biotin carboxylase subunit translates to MLKKILVANRGEIAVRIIRACKEMGIETVAVYSTADEEALHVRLADEAYCIGPVSSAESYLNFTNIMSVATLTQSDGIHPGYGFLSENPDFAEICDACNITFIGPSAQAISQMGTKDVARQTMEKAGVPVVPGSKGLIDSPEDGLKLAEEIGYPVIIKATAGGGGKAIRVARTEEELHKGISVTQKEAKANFGNAGVYLEKYIEDFRHVEIQVLADTHGNVIHLGERDCSIQRRLQKLVEETPSPAVSPEVRAKMGEAAVKAAEAVDYTGAGTIEFIFDHNDERFYFMEMNTRIQVEHPVTEMVTGIDLIKEQILAASGEKLSIKQEDVVFNGWSIECRINAEDPFKNFMPSPGKITYYLPPGGPGVRIDSAAYTNYVISPYYDSMVAKLIVHGADRQEAVSKMQRALDEFMVEGVKTTIPFHQQLFKHEVFRNGDFNTNFLENYPIKPQKEG, encoded by the coding sequence ATGCTGAAAAAAATATTAGTAGCGAATCGCGGGGAAATTGCAGTTCGCATTATTCGGGCCTGTAAAGAAATGGGAATTGAAACAGTGGCGGTGTATTCTACAGCAGATGAAGAGGCTCTTCATGTACGCCTTGCTGATGAAGCGTATTGTATAGGACCTGTCTCAAGTGCAGAGAGTTATCTGAATTTCACTAATATCATGAGTGTCGCGACGCTTACGCAGTCTGACGGAATACACCCGGGTTATGGATTTTTATCAGAAAATCCTGATTTTGCAGAGATCTGTGACGCATGCAACATTACATTTATTGGACCAAGCGCACAGGCTATCAGCCAGATGGGAACAAAAGATGTTGCCAGGCAGACGATGGAAAAAGCAGGTGTACCCGTAGTTCCAGGATCAAAAGGGTTAATTGATTCTCCAGAAGATGGATTAAAACTGGCGGAAGAAATTGGTTATCCTGTTATTATTAAGGCAACAGCAGGAGGCGGCGGAAAAGCTATCCGTGTTGCCCGGACGGAAGAAGAGCTGCACAAAGGTATATCTGTTACTCAAAAAGAAGCGAAAGCAAATTTCGGAAACGCAGGAGTCTATCTGGAGAAGTATATTGAAGATTTTCGACACGTGGAAATACAAGTACTTGCCGATACTCACGGGAACGTTATACACCTTGGAGAGCGCGACTGTTCTATTCAGCGCAGACTGCAGAAACTTGTGGAAGAGACGCCTTCTCCGGCAGTTAGTCCTGAAGTGAGAGCAAAGATGGGCGAAGCTGCTGTAAAAGCTGCAGAAGCAGTTGATTATACTGGAGCAGGAACAATAGAGTTTATATTCGATCATAACGATGAGCGCTTTTATTTTATGGAAATGAATACGAGAATTCAAGTGGAGCATCCCGTAACGGAAATGGTCACAGGAATTGATTTGATTAAAGAACAAATCCTCGCTGCTTCTGGTGAGAAACTATCAATTAAGCAGGAAGATGTAGTATTCAACGGCTGGTCAATTGAATGCCGTATCAATGCGGAAGATCCATTTAAAAATTTCATGCCTTCACCTGGGAAAATCACCTATTACCTTCCTCCGGGCGGTCCTGGTGTGAGAATTGACAGTGCAGCTTACACGAATTACGTAATCTCTCCTTATTACGATTCTATGGTTGCCAAACTTATCGTTCACGGGGCAGATAGACAGGAGGCTGTTTCTAAAATGCAGCGGGCTCTGGATGAGTTCATGGTAGAAGGGGTGAAAACGACTATTCCATTTCATCAGCAGCTCTTTAAACATGAAGTATTCCGCAACGGAGATTTTAATACGAATTTCCTTGAAAATTACCCGATCAAACCACAAAAGGAGGGGTAA
- a CDS encoding exodeoxyribonuclease VII small subunit: MSEEKTNPSFENSMRELEEIVQKLEQGDVPLEEAIEMFQEGMKLSKDCHERLQKVEKQMTEVLSEDGTLSTLPEEDL, from the coding sequence ATGTCTGAAGAAAAAACCAACCCGTCGTTTGAAAATTCTATGCGCGAACTGGAGGAAATCGTTCAGAAGCTTGAGCAGGGTGATGTGCCTCTTGAAGAAGCTATAGAAATGTTTCAGGAAGGCATGAAACTTTCCAAAGACTGTCATGAAAGACTCCAAAAAGTTGAAAAACAAATGACAGAAGTACTTTCAGAAGATGGCACATTATCAACTCTCCCGGAGGAGGATCTGTAA
- the folD gene encoding bifunctional methylenetetrahydrofolate dehydrogenase/methenyltetrahydrofolate cyclohydrolase FolD: MSAEIISGKELAAQTRLEVKEAAEKLAARGVIPGLAVILVGEDPASSSYVRGKEKACREAGIHSEVDRVSVQITEQELLKKIDKLNKNENIHGILVQLPLPEHISEDKIIETISPDKDVDGFHPINIGRMMIGKESFLPCTPFGIVHMLKSKNIKLEGSHAVIIGRSNIVGKPVGQLLLNENATVTYCHSRTRNMKEITRQADILIVAVGIENFLDSTFIKKDAVVIDVGINRNTEGKLVGDVNFTDVKEKASFLTPVPGGVGPMTITMLLYNTVNSAEKSLNRKQG, from the coding sequence ATGAGTGCAGAAATTATTTCAGGAAAAGAACTTGCGGCACAGACACGTCTTGAAGTGAAAGAAGCAGCAGAAAAACTTGCTGCCAGAGGCGTTATTCCCGGACTTGCGGTTATCTTGGTAGGAGAAGATCCTGCCTCTTCCTCCTACGTCAGAGGAAAAGAAAAAGCCTGCCGTGAAGCAGGAATTCATTCTGAAGTCGATAGAGTATCAGTTCAAATTACAGAGCAGGAATTGCTGAAGAAAATTGACAAACTGAATAAGAACGAAAACATCCACGGCATTTTAGTGCAGCTTCCTTTACCTGAACATATTTCAGAAGATAAAATTATCGAAACTATTTCTCCTGATAAAGATGTGGATGGTTTTCATCCAATAAATATCGGGCGGATGATGATAGGGAAGGAAAGCTTTCTACCCTGCACCCCGTTCGGTATTGTACATATGCTGAAATCAAAAAACATTAAACTGGAAGGCAGTCATGCGGTGATAATCGGCAGAAGCAATATAGTTGGTAAACCCGTTGGACAGCTGCTATTAAATGAAAATGCAACAGTAACCTACTGTCATTCCCGTACCAGAAATATGAAAGAGATAACAAGGCAGGCAGATATATTAATTGTAGCAGTAGGCATAGAAAATTTTCTGGACAGCACTTTTATTAAAAAAGATGCGGTTGTAATTGACGTAGGGATTAACCGTAACACCGAGGGGAAACTTGTAGGCGATGTCAATTTTACCGATGTAAAAGAAAAAGCCTCCTTTTTAACTCCCGTACCAGGAGGAGTCGGTCCGATGACTATTACAATGCTTCTTTATAATACGGTGAATTCTGCTGAAAAATCACTGAACAGGAAGCAGGGATAG
- a CDS encoding polyprenyl synthetase family protein has product MQLLNTFIKDHKKRVESKFDTIVAGIDAPEELKKSMIYSLQAGGKRVRPMLLYAVLESYNQDKQNGDSAASAIEMIHTYSLIHDDLPAMDNDDLRRGKPTNHKVFGDATAILAGDALLTHSFELIASDNILDDKVKVDIIKLLSNAAGASGMVGGQMADMLGEGKDLSAEDLEEIHRHKTGDLLAVSLQIGAVIAGAEAKEQECLCRFGKHIGLSFQIKDDLLDVEGDEKIIGKPVGSDEGNDKNTYVRLLGLQGAKARLKWHTESAVKELDSLNADTDILRQLASYIGDRSQ; this is encoded by the coding sequence ATGCAGTTATTAAATACTTTTATTAAGGATCACAAAAAACGGGTAGAATCTAAGTTTGATACGATTGTAGCCGGAATTGATGCTCCGGAAGAATTAAAAAAATCTATGATCTACTCTTTACAGGCCGGTGGAAAGCGAGTCAGGCCAATGCTCCTGTACGCTGTTCTTGAAAGCTATAATCAGGATAAGCAAAATGGCGATTCGGCAGCTTCCGCTATCGAAATGATCCACACGTATTCATTAATTCATGACGACCTGCCGGCTATGGACAATGACGATTTACGGCGTGGTAAACCGACCAATCACAAAGTATTTGGAGATGCCACTGCTATTCTTGCCGGCGATGCTCTGTTAACTCACAGTTTTGAATTGATAGCTTCCGATAATATTCTGGATGATAAAGTGAAGGTAGACATAATAAAGCTCCTTAGTAACGCGGCAGGGGCGTCCGGTATGGTTGGTGGCCAGATGGCGGATATGCTCGGGGAAGGGAAAGATTTATCGGCTGAAGATCTGGAAGAAATTCATCGTCATAAAACCGGTGATCTTCTTGCTGTTTCCCTGCAGATAGGAGCAGTAATAGCAGGAGCCGAGGCGAAGGAGCAGGAATGCCTGTGCCGTTTCGGAAAACACATAGGTCTCTCTTTTCAAATAAAAGATGATCTGCTGGACGTTGAAGGGGACGAAAAAATAATTGGGAAACCGGTCGGAAGTGATGAAGGAAACGATAAAAATACTTACGTCCGTCTGCTTGGTCTGCAAGGTGCTAAAGCACGCCTGAAATGGCATACTGAATCTGCAGTTAAGGAACTGGACAGTCTGAATGCAGATACGGATATTCTACGGCAGCTTGCTTCCTATATAGGTGACCGTTCACAGTAA
- a CDS encoding TlyA family RNA methyltransferase, which translates to MMKKERIDILLVEKGLIETREKAKRTIMAGLVLANGERVDKAGAKVPVEAEITLKGNVLPYVSRGGLKLKRAIEIFALSLSGKIVLDIGASTGGFTDCALQHGARLVYALDVGYNQLAWKMRQHEQVIVMERTNFRYCTPEDFSSGAPEFVTIDVSFISLRLILPVVKEVLSEGGEVSALIKPQFEAGRDDVGRKGIVRDPEVHKRVLQDMLLFSEKTGFAVKNIIPSPIRGGEGNIEFLMYLTTDGESEFAQDDIKQAVKEAYEKPPV; encoded by the coding sequence ATGATGAAAAAAGAACGTATTGATATCCTTCTTGTCGAAAAAGGATTAATAGAAACACGTGAAAAAGCTAAAAGAACCATCATGGCAGGACTTGTTCTGGCAAATGGCGAAAGAGTAGATAAAGCCGGTGCAAAAGTTCCTGTTGAAGCAGAAATCACTTTAAAAGGCAACGTACTCCCCTATGTAAGCAGAGGCGGACTTAAACTCAAGAGAGCAATAGAAATATTCGCTCTTTCCCTTTCAGGAAAAATTGTTCTCGACATTGGAGCTTCAACCGGCGGATTCACTGATTGCGCTCTTCAGCACGGTGCCAGGCTTGTCTATGCACTTGATGTAGGTTATAACCAGCTTGCATGGAAAATGCGCCAGCATGAGCAGGTAATCGTAATGGAGCGGACCAACTTCAGATACTGTACGCCTGAAGATTTCTCATCGGGTGCTCCTGAATTCGTAACGATAGATGTTTCTTTTATTTCACTCCGTCTTATCCTGCCAGTTGTTAAAGAAGTTCTTTCTGAGGGCGGCGAAGTATCTGCATTAATAAAACCCCAGTTTGAAGCAGGCAGGGACGATGTTGGCAGAAAAGGGATTGTTCGGGATCCGGAAGTTCATAAACGTGTACTTCAAGATATGCTTCTTTTCTCCGAAAAAACCGGATTCGCAGTAAAAAATATTATTCCTTCTCCTATTCGAGGAGGAGAAGGTAATATAGAATTTTTAATGTATTTAACTACAGATGGAGAATCTGAATTTGCACAGGACGATATTAAACAAGCGGTGAAAGAGGCTTATGAAAAGCCCCCTGTTTAA